The genomic interval GGATCGTGCTGTTCGATCGTCCGAATGGGTCCGATCAGGTGCTGGGTGGGACGTTGACGTTCTCGGACGGGTCGATGGTGGCGGTGCCGGCTCTTGCCAATGATGGTTCGGCGACCGTGGTGACGTTCCCGAGGCGGACGACGTCGTCGTTGCGGTTCACGGTGACGTCGGTCTCGGGCACGACGTGGAACGTCGGCCTGGCCGAGATCCAGGCGTACGACAGCCAGTCCGACCCGGGCCCGACTCCGGACCCGACGCCTACGCCGGACCCGACGCCTACGCCGGACCCGACGCCGGACCCGACCCCGACCCCGGACCCGACGCCGGATCCGACGCCGGATCCGACGGGGAACGTGGCGCGTGGTGCGTCTGCTCGTGCTTCGTCGCAGGCTGCGGGGCAGGAGGCGGTCAAGGCGGTCGATGGTGTGGTGGACGGGTATCCGGGTGACTGGAGTGCCGAGTGGGCTGCGGAGGGTCAGGGTCCGGGTGCGTGGCTGGAGCTGTCGTGGGCGGCGCCGCAGGTGATCGACCGGATCGTGCTGTTCGATCGTCCGAATGGGTCCGATCAGGTGCTGGGTGGGACGTTGACGTTCTCGGACGGGTCGATGGTGGCGGTGCCGGCTCTTGCCAATGATGGTTCGGCGACCGTGGTGACGTTCCCGAGGCGGACGACGTCGTCGTTGCGGTTCACGGTGACGTCGGTCTCGGGCACGACGTGGAACGTCGGCCTGGCCGAGATCCAGGCGTACGACAGCCAGTCCGACCCGGGCCCGACTCCGGACCCGACGCCTACGCCGGACCCGACGCCTACGCCGGACCCGACGCCGGACCCGACCCCGACCCCGGACCCGACCCCGACGCCGGACCCGACGCCGGATCCGACGGGGAACGTGGCGCGTGGTGCGTCTGCTCGTGCTTCGTCGCAGGCTGCGGGGCAGGAGGCGGTCAAGGCGGTCGATGGTGTGGTGGACGGGTATCCGGGTGACTGGAGTGCCGAGTGGGCTGCGGAGGGTCAGGGTCCGGGTGCGTGGCTGGAGCTGTCGTGGGCGGCGCCGCAGGTGCTCGACCGGATCGTGCTGTTCGATCGTCCGAATGGGTCCGATCAGGTGCTGGGTGGGACGTTGACGTTCTCGGACGGGTCGATGGTGGCGGTGCCGGCTCTTGCCAATGATGGTTCGGCGACCGTGGTGACGTTCCCGAGGCGGACGACGTCGTCGGTGCGGTTCACGGTGACGTCGGTCTCGGGCACGACGTGGAACGTCGGCCTGGCCGAGATCGAGGCGTACGACGACTCCGGGTCGGCATCCCTCCTCGCGGACGTGGCCGCACCGGAGTCCACGCCCGGCCGCGAGCCGAACGGTGTCGAGGAGCCGTCCTCGTGAGCGGCGCGCTCGGCGACGAGGTCCTGGTGGTCATGGCAGCCAACCACTGGACCGACGCCCGGATGGCTGACCACCAGCTTGCCGCCGCGATCTCCGAGTTCGGGCGCGTGCTGTACGTCGATCCTCCGGTGGTGCCGAGGCCGGGGCACGGTCCGCGGCGGTTTCTCGAGCAGCACGGGAACGTCCACGTGCTGCGGCCCTACCGGCCGCCCTTCCTGAACTCTCGCGCAAACGAGGGTCTCGGTCGTCGGCTCCTGGCCGCACAGGTTCGGTGGGCCCTGCGTGCCCTGACGGCCCGTTCGGCCGTCCTGCTCGAGGGGAACGTCCTGCTCCCGGTTACGGGGCTGGTCGGGGATGCGCCGACGGTCTACTGGGCGCAGGACGACTGGCAGGGGCTCGCGGCGATCGCGGGGTTGGACCCGGATCGGATCGCCCGCAACGAGGCGCGGCTGCTGGAGCACGCGCGAGCGGTCATCGCCGCCAACCCGCTGATCGCGGACCAGCTCGAGTCGGCGGGCCACGATGTCGAGCTGATCCCGTTCGGCGCGGACACGTCGCTGTTCGGCACGGTGGCTCGGCAGGCCGTCGGCGCGCAGCCGACCACCGACGCGGCGCCTGCCGTCCTCATGGGCACCATCAACACCCGCATCGACTTCGACATCGTCGACGCGCTCGCGGTCGCCGGCGTGCCGCTCGTCATGATCGGTCCGATCACGGACCCGGTGGTCGCCCCCCGCGTCGAGGCCCTGCGGCAGTACCCGTCGGTGTCGTGGATCGGGGAGGTCCCCTTCGCGGAGCTCCCGAGGCACCTGCCGTCCGCTGCCGTCGGCCTGGTGCCGTACACGCAGTCGAGGTTCAACCAGGGGAGCTTCCCGCTCAAGACGCTCGAGTACCTTGCGGCCGGGCTGCCGGTCGTGGCGACCGATCTCCCGGCGGTGCGCTGGCTGTCGTGCCCCGACATCCACATCGCGGAGACGGTCGACGACTATGTCGCCGCTGTGGTGCGTCGCGTGCGTCAGGGCGCCCCCGCTGCGTCGGACCGCGATCGCCGCGCCGTGTTCGCCTCGGCGCACGACTGGACGGTTCGTGCCCGGAAGTTCCGTGCGGTGGTGGACGAGGTCCGAGCCACGGCGACGGCCCGCAGCAGGGCGTAGCTGCCTGCGCCCGGTGGCGGCGCCGTCGGGCCGCTACCGCGGGAGTGCTGATGCCGGGGTGCCCGATGCCACGGTGCCCGATGCCACGGTGCTCGATGCTTCGACGCGTCGCACGGCGACTCCGAGCCCGAGCACCAGGAACAACGTGCCGGCGAAGATCGTGAAGCTGAGCCCGTCGAACATCGCCATGAGAACGGCCGTCGTCGTGACGGCAGAGGCGAGCGCGCCGGCCAGCGCCCGGCCTTCGACGTCGGTGCTCCGCATCGCGGTGCGGAGGCTGCCGACGGCGCCCGACAGGAGCATCAGCAAGAAGGCGCACACGCCCAGGAGCCCAGCCTCGATCAGCATGAGTGCCCATGCGTTGTCGAAGATGTAGTACCGGGGCAGGAACGCGCCGAGCCCGGCTCCGTACCAGGGCGAGGACCATGCGAACTCGGGTACCCGGCTGAGCGCGGTGGTGCGTGACAGCGCGCTCGGGTCCTCCGCGACGCCGGTGAACGACCAGAGCGTGGTCAGGATGACGCGCGGGTAGGCGACCGTGAGCGCGCCGGCGCCGAGGACGCCCACGGTGAGGAACACCTTGCGGAACGCGCGGGGCAGGAAGGGCATCACGATGAGGAGCGCGATCACGATGCCGATGATCGCCGAGCGCGAGACGGTCAGGACGAGGAGCGCCAGGACGGCCGCCGGCGGGACGTAGCGGCGCCACGGATGCCGGACCTGCTGATGGCGCGCGAGGGCCGCGTAGGCGAGCGTGATCGGCAGGAGTGCCGTCATCGACGAGGAGAACTCCAGCGGGTGCGTCGACGTGCCGACCGCACGCAGCAGCCCGCCCTTGGTGTCCATGGTGCCGCCCCACTCGACGGCGAGCCCGGGGAGGCTCGAGACCCAGCCGACGAGCGTCGAGCCCGTGAACAGCTGCGCGTACCCCAGGGCCGCGAGGATGCTCGCCGTGATCGTCAGCCGCCGGAACACCAGCACCATCTCGGCTCGCGTCCGGATGCCGTGGGAAGCGGCCACGAGAACGCCGCCGAGCGAGGCGATCCGGACCAGCGACGTCGTGATCGATCCGACCTGGTCGGAGGGCTGGCCTCGAAGCAGGGCGGCCGCATAGCTGACGAGGATCACGACGCAGAAGGCCAGGAAGAACGTCATGACGGGAGAGCGCCGAACGGCACGGGGCCGGGTGCGAGCGTTCCAGCGGGTCAGCAGCCACCATCCCAGGAGGCCGATCCCGAAGACGGTCGACGGCTTGCCGAGCGAGCCCAGCGGCGACCACTGCAGGTTCGAGGGAATGGCGTAGAGGAGCACCATGTATGTGGTCAGCATCGCCGTCGCGGCCGTGCCGTGGGTCCGCGTGCTGACGGTCCCGCCCTCGAGCGCGGCCGCGGTGGCGGAGGCGTGGACCGCGGGCGGGGCGAGCGTGGGTGTGGTGCGGGCCGAGTCGTTCATCTCTGACTACGGATCAGCGCTTCGAAGTCGTCCCGGATGATGTTGCGGGCACCTCGCATGGCGTCGCCCTCCGTGTCCTCTCCCGCAGGTGCTTCGGCCTCGCGGGGGCCGGCGGCCGCACGCCGCGGGAGCCGTGCGGTCTTTCTCCGGGACCTGAGGATCATCGCGTCGACGAGCGCCGCCAGGACGACGGACAGGGACATCACCGCGACGCCCGTCGCGGCGAGCGCCGTCATCCTCGTGCGCTGCTTGACGGTGCCGTCGCCGTCGACATACAGCGTCTGGACGGAGATCCGTTCGCTCGACGCGATGTTGCTCTCGTCCTGCATGGCACCCAGGGTCGACGTGATTCCCGCCATGGCGCGGTCGACGCCGGCCGCGGCGGCGCCGTCGGTCGGGGCCTCCACCTGCACGCTGACGACGGGGGCGGACGTCGAGTAGTCCCTGCCGATCGTGAACTCGGCTCCGGGGAACTCGTGCTGCAGGTCGCTGATCAGGCCTTCGGCAGACGCGCGCGCGAGGATGTCGGCTGCCGTGCTGAGGCTGCCGAGGTAGAGGTAGGGGTTGGACGCCCCTTCGGGCAGCAGGTCCGCTCCCGGCATCAGCAGG from Xylanimonas allomyrinae carries:
- a CDS encoding glycosyltransferase, translated to MSGALGDEVLVVMAANHWTDARMADHQLAAAISEFGRVLYVDPPVVPRPGHGPRRFLEQHGNVHVLRPYRPPFLNSRANEGLGRRLLAAQVRWALRALTARSAVLLEGNVLLPVTGLVGDAPTVYWAQDDWQGLAAIAGLDPDRIARNEARLLEHARAVIAANPLIADQLESAGHDVELIPFGADTSLFGTVARQAVGAQPTTDAAPAVLMGTINTRIDFDIVDALAVAGVPLVMIGPITDPVVAPRVEALRQYPSVSWIGEVPFAELPRHLPSAAVGLVPYTQSRFNQGSFPLKTLEYLAAGLPVVATDLPAVRWLSCPDIHIAETVDDYVAAVVRRVRQGAPAASDRDRRAVFASAHDWTVRARKFRAVVDEVRATATARSRA
- a CDS encoding O-antigen ligase family protein, giving the protein MNDSARTTPTLAPPAVHASATAAALEGGTVSTRTHGTAATAMLTTYMVLLYAIPSNLQWSPLGSLGKPSTVFGIGLLGWWLLTRWNARTRPRAVRRSPVMTFFLAFCVVILVSYAAALLRGQPSDQVGSITTSLVRIASLGGVLVAASHGIRTRAEMVLVFRRLTITASILAALGYAQLFTGSTLVGWVSSLPGLAVEWGGTMDTKGGLLRAVGTSTHPLEFSSSMTALLPITLAYAALARHQQVRHPWRRYVPPAAVLALLVLTVSRSAIIGIVIALLIVMPFLPRAFRKVFLTVGVLGAGALTVAYPRVILTTLWSFTGVAEDPSALSRTTALSRVPEFAWSSPWYGAGLGAFLPRYYIFDNAWALMLIEAGLLGVCAFLLMLLSGAVGSLRTAMRSTDVEGRALAGALASAVTTTAVLMAMFDGLSFTIFAGTLFLVLGLGVAVRRVEASSTVASGTVASGTPASALPR